aacaaatccAAACCGTGTTCCTCGCCACACAGGAAAGCGGAAGCAGAAGCAATCTCTCCGTTAAACAAGGAACGTGTCAACTTCTATGTTACGCGGttaatttaacaaaacattGCATAGTTTTCGTTAATGGGGAATTCTTGTCACAGAGGAAAAGGACAGATAAACTTTACAAAtacaaaggaaagagaaaatgaaCCAAATTAAGGAACTATAagattatacatataatttttacaattttgcaATTGAAAGCTTTAACATTACCATGTATGTGTTTAAAAATCATACATGCtattttacaattttgcttTGCTTACACACAAATCTCAAACCCTGTACCTAATTGCCAAGCCAacctattattttttacaagtaACCGGCCATTCATTCTGGgacaaataaaaaagacatttcaattgaaataaaataacaataatgacTAATCAACCAACCAATCACATCATGAACTGCATGAGTTTGAACCAAGCAaacccaccaccaccaccaccatatccctccctctctttctctgcctctttcgCACAAGACGCAAACGACGTCGTTACGCCATCTTCCACTGTTGTAGCTGGCTTTCTCGGACATAGAAAAAAGTTCCTAGATCCAAGCTCTAGCAGCTTCTCCTTCCTATCCAAAcctgaaaagaaaaacaaaaaattaacatcaCAACAACACAAATCCAAATCAATTGATTTTTcaagagaataaaaagaaaccAAAGGACTagttaatttatgaataaagtTAGAGGTAGTTTAGAACTATTTCCTGagcaaaattacaatttcaCTTCGATAATTCGCGATTCCAACAATTATCAACGTTGAGATGAAACTCTAATTCTATGATTAGAAactatttatgaaattatatctACATTTTGTTCGTAATTTATTAGAGATTTACTTTCTAGGCTAAACTGCGAATAATGGAGGTCGAATTCGGAGACTTCGCTGGACGGCAAGATTGGCCGGCGACCTTCCTTCACGTACTGCCGCACCGCCGCCGCTATCAGGTCGCGGACGGTGGATCCCGGCGTCATCAGCACCTGCACGGGCGCGAGGCTTCTCAGCACCGTCACCTTCAGCAGCATCTTCGGCGGCTGTCTAGGCAATCCCTCCGGCATAGGCGCCGGCGCCGTTCCGGCGAGGCTTCTGAGCGACGGGAGGTCGGAAACCGTCTTCGGACGGTGGAGCTGACCGACAGACATCGCGCACTGGCCGTGGAAGGACGACGACCTTCCCCTCCGGTGACTCTCGATCTGGCCGCTGCGGCTGCTCTTGGGACTAGGCATGGAGCTAACCTCAccgaaaaaataatagaaataataataaataaataaaaaagaatatacacAGAGAAGAAGGGCGAAGTTGGAATTTCAGA
Above is a window of Glycine soja cultivar W05 chromosome 12, ASM419377v2, whole genome shotgun sequence DNA encoding:
- the LOC114377877 gene encoding uncharacterized protein At4g22758-like, with translation MPSPKSSRSGQIESHRRGRSSSFHGQCAMSVGQLHRPKTVSDLPSLRSLAGTAPAPMPEGLPRQPPKMLLKVTVLRSLAPVQVLMTPGSTVRDLIAAAVRQYVKEGRRPILPSSEVSEFDLHYSQFSLESLDRKEKLLELGSRNFFLCPRKPATTVEDGVTTSFASCAKEAEKEREGYGGGGGGFAWFKLMQFMM